From a single Brassica oleracea var. oleracea cultivar TO1000 chromosome C5, BOL, whole genome shotgun sequence genomic region:
- the LOC106343314 gene encoding uncharacterized protein LOC106343314: protein MGKTAGNRDWTQIYAIYGIQQWQTLVFLLFHAFFFSILSLLFLVYFDQICFFLDSFFLSGASRLTAGFTGAVTALSAVCLLFAAANFVYSDVPLQYEMAQRMVSSVSDWSCVKTALDLGCGRGILLNAVATQLKKTGSSGRVVGLDRSKRTTLSTLRTAKLEGVQEYVTCREGDVRTLPFGDNYFDVVVSSVFVHTVGKEHGQKSVEAAAERMRVLGEIVRVVKPGGLCVVWDLLHVPEYVRRLQELKMDDIRVSERVTAFMAGSHIVTFRKPSELVAGPREVRLDWRC from the exons ATGGGTAAAACCGCCGGGAACAGAGATTGGACTCAGATCTACGCTATCTACGGCATTCAACAATGGCAGACACTCGTCTTCCTTCTCTTCCACGCCTTCTTCTTCTCCATCCTCTCTCTTCTCTTCCTCGTCTACTTCGACCAGATTTGCTTCTTCCTTGACTCCTTCTTCCTCTCCGGCGCCTCCAGACTAACAGCAGGTTTCACCGGCGCAGTAACCGCTCTCTCCGCGGTCTGTCTCCTCTTCGCCGCAGCTAACTTCGTCTACTCCGATGTTCCTCTCCAGTACGAGATGGCTCAGCGCATGGTCAGCTCCGTCAGCGACTGGTCCTGCGTCAAAACGGCGTTAGATCTCGGCTGCGGACGCGGCATCTTACTCAATGCCGTCGCGACGCAGCTCAAGAAAACCGGTAGCTCGGGTCGGGTCGTCGGGTTAGACCGCTCCAAACGCACCACTCTCTCCACTCTCCGCACCGCTAAACTCGAAG GTGTGCAAGAGTATGTGACGTGCAGGGAAGGAGATGTAAGGACGTTGCCGTTTGGGGATAACTACTTCGACGTGGTGGTCTCGTCGGTGTTCGTGCACACGGTGGGGAAAGAGCACGGTCAGAAGTCTGTTGAGGCGGCGGCGGAGAGGATGAGGGTTCTAGGGGAGATAGTGAGAGTCGTGAAGCCAGGAGGTTTGTGCGTGGTTTGGGATCTCTTACACGTGCCGGAGTACGTGCGGCGTCTCCAGGAGCTGAAGATGGATGATATCCGAGTCTCCGAGCGAGTTACGGCGTTTATGGCCGGGAGCCACATCGTTACGTTCAGGAAACCGAGTGAACTCGTCGCTGGGCCCCGAGAAGTCCGCCTCGATTGGAGATGCTGA
- the LOC106343298 gene encoding peptidyl-prolyl cis-trans isomerase CYP37, chloroplastic — protein sequence MASPLSSSTVVSHRILSLHHPPLNRSLVFVKPKLPFSRTVSRDLRMRLHSETTNYGDKEHIPSSIDSKLNPLEGAGSKNLEKVVATILILAQVWSPLPLFGLDSAYISPAEAVLYSPDTKVPRSGELALRRAIPANPNMKTIQASLEDISYLLRIPQRKPYGTMESNVKKALKVAIDDKDSILASIPADLRDKGSELYASLVDGKGGLQALIESIRFQDPDKVSIRLASSLDTVAEMELLQASGLSFLLPQQYLNYPRLAGRGTVEITIEKADGSTFQAESGGDQRKSATIQVVIDGYSAPLTAGNFAKLVTSGAYDGAKLNTVNQAVITEDGSGKVESVSVPLEVMPSGQFEPLYRTPLSVQDGELPVLPLSVYGAVAMAHSENSEEYSSPYQFFFYLYDKRNSGLGGLSFDEGQFSVFGYTTAGRDILGQIKTGDIIKSAKLIEGQDRLILPAQNNSSST from the exons ATGGCTTCTCCGTTGTCTTCTTCCACCGTCGTCTCACACCGGATTCTATCTCTCCACCATCCGCCTCTTAACCGCAGCTTAGTCTTCGTAAAACCCAAATTACCCTTCAGCCGAACCGTTTCCAGAGATCTTCGCATGCGCTTGCATTCTGAAACCACGAACTATGGCGATAAG GAACATATACCTTCTTCAATCGATTCAAAGTTGAACCCTTTGGAAGGAGCTGGATCAAAGAATCTCGAGAAAGTAGTTGCAACGATCCTGATACTAGCTCAAGTGTGGTCTCCATTGCCCTTGTTTGGTCTAGACTCTGCTTACATCTCACCTGCAGAGGCGGTTCTTTACTCTCCGGACACTAAAGTTCCAAGGAGTGGGGAACTTGCACTAAGAAGAGCCATTCCTGCTAATCCCAACATGAAGACTATACAG GCTTCGTTGGAAGATATATCGTATCTTCTGAGGATCCCTCAAAGAAAGCCTTATGGTACCATGGAGAGCAATGTGAAGAAAGCTCTAAAG GTGGCTATAGACGATAAAGATTCAATATTGGCTAGTATACCAGCAGACTTGAGAGACAAGGGCTCAGAACTTTATGCATCTCTGGTTGACGGCAAG GGTGGACTTCAAGCACTTATTGAATCAATTAGGTTTCAAGATCCTGATAAAGTGTCCATTCGCCTGGCATCATCACTAGACACTGTTGCGGAGATGGAGTTATTACAA GCATCTGGATTGTCATTTTTGCTTCCTCAGCAATACTTGAACTACCCTAG GTTAGCAGGAAGAGGAACTGTGGAAATCACCATTGAGAAAGCTGATGGTTCTACATTTCAAGCTGAATCTGGGGGAGATCAAAGAAAGAGTGCTACAATCCAGGTTGTTATAGATGGTTATTCAGCTCCATTAACAGCAGGGAATTTCGCTAAACTG GTAACAAGTGGTGCATATGATGGAGCCAAACTCAATACAGTGAACCAAGCTGTTATTACAGAGGATGGGAGTGGTAAGGTGGAGAGTGTTAGTGTTCCACTAGAAGTAATGCCTTCTGGACAGTTCGAACCTCTCTACAGAACTCCATTGAGTGTCCAG GATGGAGAGCTACCAGTTCTTCCTTTATCAGTTTATGGAGCTGTTGCAATGGCCCACAGCGAAAACTCAGAGGAATACTCTTCTCCTTACCAATTCTTCTTCTACCTATACGATAAAAGAAAC TCTGGCTTAGGAGGCTTATCATTTGATGAAGGGCAGTTCTCGGTTTTCGG GTACACAACAGCAGGAAGAGATATTCTTGGGCAGATCAAGACAGGAGATATCATCAAATCTGCAAAACTAATCGAAGGCCAAGATCGTCTTATTTTGCCTGCTCAGAACAACAGCTCATCCACTTGA
- the LOC106292280 gene encoding uncharacterized protein LOC106292280: MGDEVDRRLYAVLDEAVDEYIEDTFNNIVENRTFKPRKHAYVERNREEGHNRLWNDYFSEDSTFSAHLFRRRFRMNKEVFLRIINRLSENVTFFQQRRDAGGRLGLSPLQKCTAAIRMLAYGCAADTTDEYLRLGESTALSCLTNFTESVIQLFGDEYLRRPTTEDLERLLDIGEIRGFPGMIGSIDYTLNDINVLDRSPIFDDILQGRAPMVQYVVSGHQYDMAYYLTDENERNGYSQYDTSEFEEGTSTRSSNVDVSDSPEMPPNLGNMFRIRSHVRDRYLHEQLKYDLIENIWNKFGN, translated from the exons ATGGGAGATGAAGTCGATCGAAGATTATATGCGGTTTTGGATGAGGCTGTCGATGAATATATTGAAGATACATTCAACAACATCGTCGAAAATCGAACATTTAAACCGAGGAAACATGCATATGTCGAACGAAACCGCGAAGAGGGTCACAACCGTCTATGGAATGATTACTTCAGTGAAGATTCCACATTTTCGGCTCATTTATTCAGACGCCGTTTCCGCATGAACAAGGAAGTATTCTTGCGTATTATCAATCGCCTCTCCGAAAATGTTACATTCTTTCAGCAAAGAAGAGATGCAGGCGGAAGGTTAGGTCTATCTCCACTACAAAAGTGTACGGCAGCTATTCGTATGCTTGCTTATGGCTGCGCCGCTGACACCACTGACGAATATCTCCGACTTGGTGAAAGCACAGCACTTTCGTGTTTAACTAATTTCACAGAAAGCGTAATACAGTTATTTGGAGATGAGTATCTACGAAGACCCACAACAGAGGATCTTGAACGACTACTCGATATTGGAGAGATACGTGGCTTTCCTGGAATGATAGGAAGCATCGACT ATACCTTAAACGATATTAACGTCCTCGATCGGTCACCTATTTTTGATGACATTTTACAAGGTCGAGCTCCAATGGTACAATACGTGGTCAGCGGACACCAGTATGATATGGCGTACTACCTCACAGATG AAAATGAACGCAATGGATACTCTCAGTATGATACATCTGAGTTTGAAGAAGGAACCTCGACCAGAAGTTCAAATGTGGATGTATCTGATTCTCCCGAGATGCCTCCAAATCTCGGTAATATGTTTCGCATACGAAGTCATGTTCGTGATAGGTATTTACATGAACAATTGAAATATGATTTAATCGAAAATATTTGGAACAAGTTTGGCAATTGA
- the LOC106343299 gene encoding uncharacterized protein LOC106343299, whose protein sequence is MQAVRRIPSGEGAEMRGRSETNRVRRKSHGSSLRVRQPCTCSGRPGSAKCVRHGFMVPSNEKLMRKASDGSREVLRRALTPPIRRMNLRWLNFRPTPSRLCKMSSV, encoded by the coding sequence ATGCAGGCTGTGAGAAGGATCCCATCAGGAGAAGGTGCAGAGATGCGTGGAAGATCCGAGACCAACCGGGTCAGACGTAAGAGTCACGGGTCAAGTCTGAGAGTTCGACAGCCTTGCACGTGTTCAGGACGGCCTGGCTCTGCCAAGTGCGTGCGCCACGGGTTTATGGTGCCAAGCAACGAGAAGCTTATGCGAAAGGCGAGTGACGGAAGCAGAGAGGTGTTGAGAAGAGCTTTGACGCCTCCGATCCGGCGGATGAATCTCCGGTGGTTGAATTTCCGGCCAACACCTAGCCGACTCTGTAAAATGTCTTCCGTTTGA
- the LOC106292628 gene encoding NAC transcription factor 56, whose translation MESTDSPGGPPPPPQPNLPPGFRFHPTDEELVVHYLKPKAASAPLPVAIIAEVNLYKFDPWELPAKASFGEQEWYFFSPRDRKYPNGARPNRAATSGYWKATGTDKPVLASDGNQKVGVKKALVFYRGKPPKGIKSDWIMHEYRLIDNKPNNRPPGCDFGNKKNSLRLDDWVLCRIYKKNNAGRHVDNDKDHDMIDYIFRKIPPSLSMAAATTGLHHNVSRSMNFFPGGYGIFSDGDHGLYNGSGMINNNIAVCSNVAGPVNSDPNAVGNCLNPASSSGPMMMANLKRALPVPFWPAAVEEHDVSPSKRFHGGAGGGDCSNMSSSMMEETPPLMQQQGGVLGDELTTSYQLPGLNWYAS comes from the exons ATGGAGAGCACCGATTCTCCCGGTGGTCCTCCACCGCCGCCGCAGCCTAACCTTCCTCCAGGATTCCGGTTTCACCCAACCGACGAAGAACTAGTCGTTCACTACCTTAAACCCAAAGCCGCCTCCGCTCCTTTACCTGTCGCCATCATTGCCGAAGTCAATCTCTACAAATTTGATCCATGGGAACTTCCAG CCAAGGCATCGTTTGGTGAGCAGGAATGGTACTTCTTCAGTCCTAGAGATCGGAAGTATCCGAACGGAGCTAGGCCGAACAGAGCGGCAACGTCAGGGTACTGGAAAGCGACGGGTACTGACAAACCGGTGCTAGCCTCTGACGGTAACCAAAAGGTCGGCGTGAAGAAGGCACTGGTCTTCTACAGGGGCAAACCTCCAAAAGGTATTAAAAGTGATTGGATCATGCATGAGTATCGTCTCATAGACAACAAACCGAACAACAGACCACCAGGATGTGACTTCGGCAACAAGAAAAACTCCCTCCGG CTTGATGATTGGGTGCTATGTCGCATCTACAAGAAGAACAACGCAGGTCGACATGTGGATAACGATAAGGATCATGACATGATCGATTACATCTTCAGAAAGATCCCTCCGTCGTTATCAATGGCGGCTGCTACCACCGGACTTCACCATAATGTCTCTAGGTCTATGAACTTCTTCCCCGGCGGTTACGGAATTTTCTCCGACGGCGATCACGGTTTGTACAACGGAAGTGGCATGATCAACAACAACATAGCCGTCTGCAGCAACGTTGCTGGCCCCGTTAATAGTGATCCTAACGCCGTCGGTAACTGTTTGAATCCTGCTTCTTCCTCTGGACCGATGATGATGGCGAACCTGAAACGAGCTCTTCCGGTGCCATTTTGGCCTGCAGCGGTGGAAGAGCATGATGTATCTCCGAGCAAACGCTTTCACGGCGGAGCAGGAGGAGGAGACTGTTCAAACATGTCTTCTTCAATGATGGAAGAGACACCACCGTTGATGCAACAACAAGGTGGTGTGTTAGGAGATGAGTTAACGACGTCGTATCAGTTACCTGGTTTAAACTGGTACGCCTCTTAA